A genomic segment from Nicotiana sylvestris chromosome 1, ASM39365v2, whole genome shotgun sequence encodes:
- the LOC104212811 gene encoding non-specific lipid-transfer protein C, cotyledon-specific isoform-like codes for MVKIFYTLIILSLVLAAPAMAKPSCKMVSKGLVPCYSYIKGKYHSIKPSNRCCRGLNDIADMLKNGEEGPIAVCLCIKGALLHVRYDPTRITLASQQCHTRLSLPPVGHNTVCSRYSFDRAGVV; via the coding sequence ATGGTGAAGATATTCTATACTCTGATCATTCTCTCGCTAGTTTTAGCAGCACCGGCAATGGCCAAGCCCTCTTGTAAGATGGTTTCAAAAGGGCTAGTACCATGTTATTCATACATTAAAGGGAAATATCATTCCATTAAGCCATCAAATAGGTGCTGCAGAGGACTGAATGATATAGCTGATATGTTGAAAAATGGCGAGGAGGGTCCTATAGCTGTTTGCTTGTGCATAAAGGGAGCACTTTTACATGTTCGTTATGATCCCACGCGCATCACACTTGCTTCACAACAATGTCATACGCGGTTATCTCTGCCTCCCGTTGGCCATAACACTGTTTGTTCAAGGTATAGTTTTGATAGGGCTGGTGTAGTATGA
- the LOC138876360 gene encoding uncharacterized protein — MADCRLLQGEVEHLLKQGYLTELFSKKRKHAYMKNRQEPPKPPSPKRTVNVISGGEDINDVTYMAVRKVSKITVTHGKRVRQVLKEDSITFDDADIDGSSVNIILLRVVNKMQPDDKLIPKAHTLSGFDNSSIVTKGEIILTTFIEGVVKDTKFQVVEMDMAYNIILDRPWIHEMDVVPSTLHQVIKFPSRWGIRQIRGNQQASRSINSVADSNAKSDEK, encoded by the exons ATGGCGGATTGTAGATTGCTGCAAGGTGAAGTAGAACATTTACTGAAACAAGGATATTTAACTGAATTATTTAGTAAAAAGAGAAAGCATgcatatatgaagaataggcaggagcccCCAAAACCTCCTTCACCAAAAAGGACGGTTAATGTCATAAGTGGAGGAGAAGATATCAATGACGTAACATATATGGCAGTGAGGAAGGTGTCAAAAATAACAGTTACACACGGGAAGCGAGTTCGACAGGTTTTGAAAGAAGATagtattacatttgatgatgcagatatAGATG gTAGTTCCGTGAATATCATTCTATTAAGAGTGGTAAACAAGATGCAACCTGATGATAAGTTGATACCCAAGGCACACACCTTGTCTGGTTTTGACAACTCGAGCATCGTGACAAAAGGGGAGATAATACTCACCACATTCATAGAAGGAGTGGTCAAAGATACGAAATTTCAGGTGGTAGAAATGGATATGGCTTACAATATAATTCTCGAcagaccatggattcacgaaatGGACGTTGTTCCATCTACCTTACATCAAGTTATCAAGTTTCCATCACGATGGGGGATACGTCAAATCCGTGGTAACCAACAAGCTTCACGAAGCATTAATTCCGTGGCAGATTCAAACGCAAAAAGTGAcgaaaaatag